The Medicago truncatula cultivar Jemalong A17 chromosome 4, MtrunA17r5.0-ANR, whole genome shotgun sequence genome includes a region encoding these proteins:
- the LOC120580013 gene encoding UDP-glycosyltransferase 79A6-like, producing the protein MSGERIINSEIHVAMFPFLAFGHISPFVQLSNKLFSHGIHISFLSPSANIPKIKSTFNLNPSIHIIPLHVSDNLPSNTSNLHSGMFGTLIQAIDSMQDHVKTILFELKPNFIFFDIATSWIPEIASELGIKSVYFSVYSAISASYLCPSSRLDDTKGRDITYEDFKNPPLGYFPNSKLSLQTFQAKNIFIALFQRFNFHKVMQNFSESSLIVFKSCKEMEGPYLDYLQNQFEKPILFSGVLVPEPSMDVLEEKWTKWLDNFPTKSVILCSFGSETFLSDDQINELAIGLELTNLPFILVLNFPSNLNAESELERALPKGFLERVKNRGIVHSGWLQQQLVLKHSSVGCYVCHAGFSSVIEAIVNDCQLVLLPFKGDQFLNSKLIADDLKAGVEVNRKDEDGFFEKEGLFEAVKTVMVEVDKEPGKQIRENHMKWREFLLDKKIQNKFITDLIARLKSLA; encoded by the coding sequence ATGAGTGGTGAAAGGATAATCAACAGTGAGATTCATGTAGCTATGTTTCCCTTCCTAGCATTTGGTCACATTAGTCCATTTGTGCAATTATCCAACAAGTTATTCTCTCATGGAATTCACATCTCATTCTTGTCACCTTCAGCTAACATtccaaaaatcaaatcaactttCAATCTCAACCCTTCAATCCATATCATTCCCCTTCACGTCTCAGATAACTTACCAAGTAACACTTCTAATTTGCACTCAGGCATGTTTGGCACACTCATTCAAGCAATAGACTCAATGCAAGATCATGTAAAAACCATTTTGTTTGAACTTAaacctaattttattttctttgacatTGCAACAAGTTGGATCCCAGAAATAGCTTCTGAACTTGGCATAAAATCTGTTTACTTCTCGGTCTACTCAGCCATTTCAGCTTCTTACTTATGTCCATCTTCAAGACTTGATGATACTAAAGGAAGAGACATCACTTATGAGGACTTTAAAAATCCCCCACTTGGGTATTTTCCAAATtccaagctttcccttcaaacCTTCCAAGCCAAAAATATCTTCATAGCACTCTTCCAAAGATTTAACTTTCATAAAGTCATGCAAAACTTTAGTGAAAGCTCACTAATAGTGTTCAAGAGTTGTAAGGAAATGGAAGGTCCTTATCTAGATTATTTACAAAACCAATTTGAAAAACCGATTCTTTTTTCTGGAGTACTTGTTCCAGAGCCATCAATGGACGTGCTTGAGGAAAAATGGACAAAATGGTTAGATAATTTCCCAACCAAGTCAGTGATATTGTGTTCCTTCGGTAGTGAAACATTTCTAAGTGACGATCAAATCAATGAACTAGCAATTGGGTTAGAACTAACAAATTTACCCTTCATTTTAGTCTTAAATTTTCCATCAAATCTCAATGCTGAATCTGAGTTGGAGAGAGCATTACCAAAAGGGTTCTTAGAAAGAGTGAAGAATAGGGGAATTGTGCATAGTGGTTGGCTGCAACAACAACTTGTATTGAAGCACTCAAGTGTTGGGTGTTATGTGTGTCATGCTGGTTTTAGTTCTGTGATAGAAGCTATAGTTAATGATTGTCAGTTGGTGTTGCTACCTTTCAAGGGTGATCAGTTTTTAAATTCTAAACTCATTGCTGATGATTTGAAGGCTGGGGTAGAGGTGAATAGGAAAGATGAAGATGGATTTTTTGAGAAAGAGGGATTGTTTGAGGCTGTGAAAACTGTTATGGTGGAAGTTGATAAAGAGCCAGGGAAACAGATAAGAGAAAATCATATGAAATGGAGGGAGTTTCTATTGGATAAGAAAATTCAGAACAAATTCATCACAGATCTGATTGCGCGGTTGAAGTCTTTGGCTTAG